One Streptomyces sp. RPA4-2 genomic window carries:
- the hemC gene encoding hydroxymethylbilane synthase, with product MRLGTRRSKLAMAQSALVADAVGKVTGRPVELVEITTYGDVSREDLAQIGGTGVFVVALREALLRGEVDFAVHSLKDLPTEQPDGLVLAAVPVREDARDVLVARDGLTFAQLPRGARVGTGSPRRMAQLNAYARNHGTTIETVAIRGNVDTRIGYVHGGELDAVVLAAAGLSRLGRLDEVTDFLSVDTVLPAPGQGALAIECTADNADLVAALGELDDPFTRVAVTAERSLLAALEAGCSAPVGAFADLLADGQIVKEMRLRGVVGTTDGSTLVQLSTTGPVPETHDQARALGRELAAEMLAKGAAGLMGERAH from the coding sequence CTGAGGCTGGGGACCAGGCGCAGCAAACTCGCCATGGCCCAGTCCGCACTGGTGGCGGACGCAGTGGGCAAGGTGACCGGACGGCCCGTCGAGCTCGTGGAGATCACGACGTACGGCGACGTCTCCCGTGAGGACCTCGCGCAGATCGGCGGCACCGGTGTGTTCGTCGTCGCGCTGCGTGAGGCGCTGCTGCGCGGCGAGGTCGACTTCGCCGTGCACTCGCTCAAGGACCTGCCGACCGAGCAGCCCGACGGGCTGGTGCTGGCCGCCGTGCCGGTGCGCGAGGACGCGCGCGACGTACTCGTCGCCCGTGACGGCCTCACCTTCGCGCAGCTCCCCCGGGGCGCGCGGGTCGGTACCGGTTCGCCGCGCCGGATGGCCCAGCTGAACGCGTACGCGCGCAACCACGGGACGACGATCGAGACGGTCGCGATCCGCGGGAACGTCGACACGCGGATCGGATACGTGCACGGTGGGGAGCTCGACGCCGTCGTGCTCGCCGCCGCCGGCCTCAGCCGCCTGGGGCGGCTGGACGAGGTGACGGACTTCCTGTCCGTCGACACGGTTTTGCCCGCCCCCGGCCAGGGGGCCCTGGCGATCGAGTGCACCGCGGACAACGCGGATCTCGTCGCCGCGCTCGGAGAGCTCGACGACCCGTTCACCCGGGTCGCCGTGACCGCCGAGCGGTCCCTGCTCGCCGCCCTGGAGGCAGGCTGCAGCGCACCCGTGGGTGCGTTCGCCGACCTCCTCGCGGACGGGCAGATTGTCAAGGAAATGCGCCTGCGCGGCGTCGTCGGCACGACCGACGGCTCGACGCTGGTGCAGTTGTCCACCACCGGTCCCGTGCCCGAGACGCACGACCAAGCAAGGGCGCTCGGCCGTGAACTCGCCGCCGAGATGCTTGCGAAGGGCGCGGCCGGTCTGATGGGGGAGCGAGCACATTGA